A DNA window from Loxodonta africana isolate mLoxAfr1 chromosome 7, mLoxAfr1.hap2, whole genome shotgun sequence contains the following coding sequences:
- the LOC135231848 gene encoding olfactory receptor 5AP2-like: MIRYMKETQGGNQTEATEFILLGLSDNPDLQVILFVVFLLIYMATMVGNLGMILLIKTDSCLHTPMYFFLSSLSFVDASYFSSVTPKMLMNLVAENKAISFNECAAQFYFFGSFVGTECFLLAMMAYDRYSDIWNPLLYPVLMSGRICFILVATLFLAGFGNGAIHTGMTFRLSFCGSNRINHFYCDIPPLLEISCSDIYINGIVTMAFSSFNVISCVVTVLFSYLCILIAILRMPSQEGRHKAFSTCASHLTAVTIFFGTILFMYLRPTSRYSMEQDKVVSVSYTVVIPMLNPLIYSLKNKDVKEALKKVLQKTML; the protein is encoded by the coding sequence ATGATAAGATACATGAAAGAGACCCAAGGTGGGAACCAAACAGAAGCAACAGAATTTATTCTCTTAGGACTCTCGGACAACCCAGATCTACAAGTTATCCTTTTTGTAGTGTTTCTATTAATCTATATGGCTACTATGGTAGGCAATTTGGGCATGATCTTGCTGATTAAGACTGATTCCtgtctccacactcccatgtacttcttcctcagcaGCCTCTCCTTTGTTGATGCCTCCTACTTTTCTTCTGTAACTCCCAAGATGCTGATGAACCTTGTGGCTGAGAATAAAGCCATTTCTTTCAATGAATGTGCTGCCCAGTTCTACTTCTTTGGCTCTTTTGTAGGGACAGAGTGCTTCCTGTTGGCCATGATGGCATATGACCGCTACTCAGACATTTGGAACCCCCTGCTATACCCAGTTCTCATGTCTGGGAGAATTTGCTTCATACTAGTGGCTACCTTATTCCTCGCAGGCTTTGGGAATGGAGCCATCCATACAGGGATGACTTTTAGATTGTCCTTTTGTGGCTCTAATCGAATCAACCATTTCTACTGTGATATTCCACCTCTGCTTGAAATTTCTTGCTCTGACATCTACATCAATGGCATTGTCACCATGGCTTTCTCCAGTTTTAATGTCATCAGCTGTGTTGTTACTGTCCTTTTTTCATACCTGTGCATCCTCATCGCCATCTTGAGAATGCCCTCACAAGAGGGCAGGCACAAAGCCTTCTctacctgtgcctcccacctcacTGCTGTCACCATATTCTTTGGGACGATTCTTTTCATGTACTTGCGCCCAACATCTAGGTACTCAATGGAGCAGGACAAGGTTGTCTCTGTCTCTTATACTGTGGTGATCCCTATGCTGAATCCCCTCATCTACAGTTTAAAAAATAAGGATGTGAAAGAGGCCCTAAAGAAGGTCTTACAGAAAACCATGCTATGA
- the LOC100675634 gene encoding olfactory receptor 5AP2, with amino-acid sequence MPCSVFSLTPAQITRYMQETQGGNQTEVTGFILLGLSDDPDLQVILFVVFLLIYMATMVGNLGMILLIKTDSCLHTPMYFFLSSLSFVDASYSSSVTPKLLMNLVAENKAISFNACATQFYFFGSFLGTECFLLAMMAYDRYSAIWNPLLYPVLMSGRICFILVATSFLAGFGNGAIHTGMTFRLSFCGSNRINHFYCDTPPLLKISCSDTYINGIVIMTSSSFNVITCVVIVLISYLCILIAILRMPSVEGRHKAFSTCASHLTAVTIFFGTILFMYLRPTSSYSMEQDKVVSVFYTVVIPMLNPLIYSLKNKDVKEALKKVLQKTIL; translated from the coding sequence ATGCCATGTTCTGTCTTTTCTCTTACCCCAGCTCAAATTACAAGATATATGCAAGAGACTCAAGGTGGAAATCAAACAGAAGTGACAGGATTTATTCTCTTAGGACTCTCAGATGACCCAGATCTACAAGTTATCCTTTTTGTAGTGTTTCTATTAATCTATATGGCTACTATGGTAGGCAATTTGGGGATGATATTGCTGATTAAGACTGATTCCtgtctccacactcccatgtacttcttcctcagcaGCCTCTCCTTTGTTGATGCCTCCTACTCTTCTTCTGTAACTCCTAAGTTGCTGATGAACCTTGTGGCTGAGAATAAAGCCATTTCTTTCAATGCATGTGCCACCCAGTTCTACTTCTTTGGCTCCTTCCTAGGCACTGAGTGCTTCCTGTTGGCCATGATGGCATATGACCGCTACTCAGCCATTTGGAACCCCCTGCTGTATCCAGTTCTCATGTCCGGGAGAATTTGCTTCATACTAGTGGCTACCTCATTCCTTGCAGGCTTTGGGAATGGAGCCATCCACACAGGGATGACTTTTAGATTGTCCTTTTGTGGATCTAATAGGATCAACCATTTCTACTGTGATACTCCACCCTTGCTTAAAATCTCTTGCTCTGACACCTATATCAATGGCATTGTGATCATGACTTCCTCCAGTTTTAATGTCATTACCTGTGTTGTTATTGTCCTTATTTCCTACCTATGCATCCTCATCGCCATCTTGAGAATGCCCTCAGTAGAGGGCAGGCACAAAGCCTTCTctacctgtgcctcccacctcacTGCTGTCACCATATTCTTTGGGACGATTCTTTTCATGTACTTGCGCCCAACATCTAGTTACTCAATGGAGCAGGACAAGGTTGTCTCTGTCTTTTATACTGTAGTGATCCCTATGCTGAATCCCCTCATCTACAGTTTAAAAAATAAGGATGTGAAAGAGGCCCTAAAGAAGGTCTTACAGAAAACCATACTGTGA
- the LOC135231849 gene encoding olfactory receptor 5AP2-like, with protein sequence MFIACYVFIQQNAMFCLTAQMIRYMKETQGGNQTEVTEFILLGLSDNPDLQVILFVLFLLIYMATIVGNLGMILLIKVDSCLHTPMYFFLSSLSFVDAAHSSSVTPKMLMNLVTEDKTVTFNECAAQFYFYGSFLGTECFLLAMMAYDRYSAIWNPLLYPVLMSGRICFILVATSFLAGFGNGALHTGMTFRLSFCRSNRINHFYCDIPPLLEISCSDIYINGIVTMAFSTFNVISSVVTVLFSYLCILIAILRMPSVEGRYKAFSTCASHLTAVTIFFGTILFTYLRPTSSYSMEQSKVVSVFYTVVIPMLNPLIYSLKNKDVKEALKKVLQKTIL encoded by the coding sequence ATGTTTATAGCTTGTTATGTGTTCATCCAACAAAATGCGATGTTCTGTCTTACAGCTCAAATGATAAGGTACATGAAAGAGACCCAAGGTGGGAACCAAACAGAAGTGACAGAGTTTATTCTCTTAGGACTCTCAGACAATCCAGATCTACAAGTTATCCtttttgtattgtttctattaatCTATATGGCTACTATAGTAGGCAATTTGGGGATGATCTTGCTGATTAAGGTTGATTCCtgtctccacactcccatgtacttcttcctcagcaGCCTCTCCTTTGTTGATGCTGCCCACTCTTCTTCTGTGACTCCCAAGATGCTGATGAATCTTGTGACTGAGGATAAGACCGTTACTTTCAATGAATGTGCTGCccaattctacttctatggctCCTTCCTTGGGACTGAGTGCTTCCTGTTGGCTATGATGGCATATGACCGCTACTCAGCCATTTGGAACCCCCTGCTATACCCAGTTCTCATGTCTGGGAGAATTTGCTTCATACTAGTGGCTACCTCATTCCTTGCAGGCTTTGGGAATGGAGCCCTTCACACAGGGATGACTTTTAGATTGTCCTTTTGTAGATCTAATCGAATCAACCATTTCTACTGTGATATTCCACCTCTGCTTGAAATCTCTTGCTCTGACATCTACATCAATGGCATTGTTACCATGGCTTTCTCCACTTTTAATGTCATCAGCTCTGTTGTTACTGTCCTTTTTTCCTACCTGTGTATCCTCATCGCCATCTTGAGAATGCCCTCAGTAGAAGGCAGGTacaaagccttctccacctgtgcctcccaTCTCACTGCTGTCACCATATTCTTTGGGACGATTCTTTTCACTTACTTGCGCCCAACATCTAGCTACTCAATGGAGCAGAGCAAGGTTGTCTCTGTCTTTTATACTGTGGTGATACCTATGCTGAATCCCCTCATCTACAGTTTGAAAAATAAGGATGTGAAAGAGGCCCTAAAGAAGGTCTTACAGAAAACCATACTGTGA